From Halanaeroarchaeum sulfurireducens, a single genomic window includes:
- a CDS encoding methyl-accepting chemotaxis protein: MTTAPGGEGRDDETAFPLGFRAILDRIGTPLFVLDADGDVVHWNEAATELTGETEAEAMAKEHVSEAFYHDGRRAKTLADKVLEAPETADEKFGLPTVDTADYTLYRDQSTMLDANGNKRHIKFSAAPLYEGDELVGVVEMVQDRTDEVRQNRRTVELVEELEATMAKMQEGNLDARASVEVDEYLDAELAAVAHSLNEMGEQLQALVGDVSARTAHLDTATADVAESAQEINRLADEQSERTGAVADEVSTLSTTVQQAASRADDAGETSQQARQQALEGRERADELRSLMHDAEAANESIRDDVAAVGDAVDRIESVMEAIDVIATETSFLALYANVEAAKADDGDGVAVVANEIRNLAKTTRTRIDEVESAVDTIRSDTEEAVTSIETTESRIEAGVSEVEETKDLLYDVAATAGEAVEDIEEVSAVTDDQAESAGEIANVIADSQDKASTVAEEISDIAAATEEQSQQVAEIDAVIADLAGREEDDSPD; this comes from the coding sequence ATGACCACCGCGCCAGGCGGCGAGGGACGGGACGATGAAACGGCGTTCCCGCTGGGCTTTCGTGCGATCCTCGATCGGATCGGGACGCCGCTGTTCGTTCTCGACGCGGACGGCGATGTCGTCCACTGGAACGAAGCGGCGACCGAATTGACGGGCGAGACCGAAGCCGAAGCGATGGCCAAAGAGCACGTTTCGGAGGCGTTCTACCACGACGGCCGTCGGGCGAAGACGCTCGCCGACAAGGTCCTCGAGGCACCGGAGACCGCCGACGAGAAGTTCGGATTGCCGACCGTCGACACCGCCGACTACACGCTCTACCGGGACCAGAGTACGATGCTGGACGCGAACGGGAACAAACGTCACATCAAGTTCAGCGCCGCGCCGCTATACGAGGGCGACGAGCTCGTGGGCGTCGTCGAGATGGTTCAGGACCGGACGGACGAGGTACGACAGAACCGGCGGACGGTCGAACTGGTCGAGGAACTCGAGGCGACGATGGCAAAGATGCAGGAGGGGAATCTCGACGCCCGTGCCTCCGTCGAGGTCGACGAGTACCTCGACGCCGAGCTGGCGGCGGTGGCCCACTCGCTCAACGAGATGGGCGAGCAACTGCAGGCGCTCGTCGGGGACGTCTCCGCTCGAACGGCACACCTCGATACGGCGACGGCGGACGTCGCAGAGAGCGCCCAGGAGATCAACCGCCTCGCGGACGAGCAGTCCGAACGGACGGGGGCAGTGGCCGACGAGGTGTCGACACTCTCCACCACCGTCCAGCAGGCCGCCTCCCGGGCGGACGACGCGGGCGAGACCAGCCAGCAGGCGCGACAGCAAGCCCTAGAGGGCCGCGAGCGGGCAGACGAGCTTCGCAGCCTCATGCACGACGCGGAGGCGGCGAATGAATCGATCCGCGACGATGTCGCGGCGGTCGGGGACGCGGTCGATCGAATCGAGTCGGTGATGGAGGCGATCGACGTGATCGCGACCGAGACGAGCTTTCTGGCGCTTTACGCCAACGTCGAGGCCGCCAAGGCGGACGACGGTGACGGTGTGGCCGTCGTCGCGAACGAGATCAGGAACCTCGCGAAGACGACGCGGACACGGATCGACGAGGTCGAATCCGCCGTGGACACGATCCGGAGCGACACCGAGGAGGCCGTCACGAGCATCGAGACGACGGAATCCCGGATCGAGGCCGGGGTCTCGGAGGTCGAGGAAACGAAGGACCTGCTGTACGACGTCGCGGCGACTGCCGGGGAGGCAGTCGAGGACATCGAGGAAGTTTCGGCCGTGACCGACGATCAGGCCGAGAGCGCGGGGGAGATCGCCAACGTAATCGCTGACAGCCAGGACAAAGCCAGTACCGTCGCCGAGGAGATTTCCGACATCGCCGCCGCGACCGAGGAACAATCACAGCAGGTCGCGGAGATCGACGCGGTGATCGCCGACCTCGCCGGCCGCGAGGAGGACGACTCGCCCGATTGA
- the cgi121 gene encoding KEOPS complex subunit Cgi121 yields the protein MRVVEGRIHVGEDFPPDVPAFASIEAFVAELADASTSGTAVQAFDARYVAGRRHLETAVDHANRSMDRDENVAEDRAVEILCYAAGRRQIERALEMGIGAGTTPVLVVVDGPDEVSVANRVESVLGPGEAFALSDPDRIATFFDVTDRERAATDASLQALVCERVALLDVEK from the coding sequence ATGCGAGTGGTCGAGGGTCGGATCCACGTCGGCGAGGATTTCCCACCAGACGTCCCGGCATTCGCGTCGATCGAGGCGTTCGTGGCAGAACTCGCCGATGCGAGCACATCCGGAACGGCCGTCCAGGCCTTCGATGCCCGCTACGTGGCGGGGAGACGCCACCTCGAGACGGCCGTCGACCACGCCAATCGGTCGATGGACCGGGACGAGAACGTCGCCGAGGACCGAGCGGTCGAGATACTCTGTTATGCGGCCGGCCGACGACAGATCGAGCGGGCCCTGGAGATGGGGATCGGAGCGGGAACCACCCCCGTTCTCGTGGTCGTCGACGGCCCCGACGAGGTGTCTGTCGCGAACCGTGTCGAATCGGTGCTCGGGCCGGGCGAGGCCTTCGCGCTGTCGGACCCGGACCGCATCGCCACGTTTTTCGACGTCACGGATCGGGAGCGAGCGGCGACCGACGCGTCGTTGCAGGCGCTGGTCTGCGAGCGCGTCGCCTTGCTCGACGTCGAAAAGTGA
- a CDS encoding DUF2267 domain-containing protein → MNFDEFTGTVQHRLELPGTGETVRTIRATLMTLGQRLPEGNAEDLAASLPMEIKWYMTGAVDDHGQRFDWSEFVDRVSEIERSEPVDAAYHARVVIDLVHTLVPESDFRQLREALPESEDDENWRKLFEVVDQGGWGEGRESQTGGGPQS, encoded by the coding sequence ATGAACTTCGACGAATTCACCGGTACGGTGCAGCATCGACTCGAACTGCCGGGAACTGGCGAGACGGTGCGGACGATCCGAGCGACGTTGATGACGCTGGGCCAACGCCTTCCGGAGGGCAATGCGGAGGATCTCGCCGCCTCGCTGCCCATGGAAATCAAGTGGTACATGACTGGGGCGGTTGACGACCACGGCCAGCGCTTCGACTGGTCGGAGTTCGTCGACCGGGTCAGTGAGATCGAACGGAGCGAGCCGGTGGATGCGGCCTATCACGCTCGCGTTGTCATCGATCTCGTCCACACGCTCGTCCCGGAGTCCGACTTCCGCCAGTTGCGCGAAGCACTGCCCGAAAGCGAGGACGACGAGAACTGGCGCAAACTCTTCGAAGTCGTCGACCAGGGTGGCTGGGGCGAAGGACGAGAGTCACAGACCGGTGGCGGACCCCAGAGCTGA
- a CDS encoding RNA-guided endonuclease InsQ/TnpB family protein, with the protein MADDYVRRTAITHLSVDGEQRDLLEDTITEWKRGCQIATDLAWGRCNTKSDVQPLAYDSVREDTDLGSQHAILATHQAAQAITGCIERRSKGKKVSKPTFTAPTVKYDTRTMTVFDDDTVSLSTTESRVRCPLDLPDADDGYQRQYLDSEEWSVTESTLTARNGEFFLHIGFRRYKNETERNTAEDGTVLGVDLGIENLAVTSTAYFFSGRELTHNLREFEKVRAELQQTGTRSAHRTLEQASGRELRYVRDVLHRASNALIDEALRYDCDIIAFENLTHIRDRTGASWGHKWAFRTLYEYVGYKAESVGISVKQVGSAYTSKRCSECGFTADENRPSRNDFRCVKCGSEANADYNAAKNIGMRYVRRGRQSSRRTGDSQLALKSGTVKPKRGFTAYPDGFEAEFTDKPHPQSAEGA; encoded by the coding sequence GTGGCAGACGACTACGTGCGTCGGACGGCAATCACCCACCTCTCGGTAGATGGCGAGCAACGCGATCTGCTCGAAGACACCATCACCGAGTGGAAACGGGGATGCCAAATCGCTACAGATCTTGCGTGGGGACGGTGTAACACCAAGAGCGATGTGCAACCCCTCGCCTACGATTCTGTACGCGAAGACACCGACCTCGGCAGTCAGCACGCGATTCTCGCCACCCACCAAGCCGCGCAAGCCATCACCGGCTGTATCGAACGCCGGTCCAAAGGCAAGAAGGTCAGCAAGCCGACGTTCACCGCGCCGACCGTGAAGTACGATACGCGGACGATGACGGTGTTCGATGATGACACCGTATCTCTCTCTACAACAGAGAGTCGGGTTCGGTGTCCGCTCGACCTTCCCGACGCCGATGATGGCTATCAGCGACAGTACCTCGACTCGGAGGAATGGAGTGTTACGGAAAGCACGCTCACCGCCCGAAACGGCGAGTTCTTCTTGCATATCGGCTTCCGCCGATACAAGAACGAAACCGAACGGAACACCGCCGAGGACGGAACGGTTCTCGGGGTTGACCTCGGTATCGAAAACCTCGCCGTCACCAGCACCGCCTACTTCTTCAGCGGGCGGGAGTTGACGCATAACCTCCGTGAGTTCGAGAAGGTACGCGCCGAACTCCAACAGACTGGCACGCGAAGCGCCCACCGGACACTCGAACAGGCGAGTGGCCGAGAACTACGCTACGTTCGTGACGTGCTTCACCGGGCGTCGAACGCGCTGATAGACGAAGCACTCCGTTACGATTGCGATATTATTGCGTTCGAGAACCTGACTCATATCCGCGACCGTACCGGCGCGTCGTGGGGTCACAAGTGGGCGTTCCGAACGCTCTACGAATACGTTGGGTACAAAGCCGAATCGGTCGGGATCTCGGTGAAGCAAGTCGGGTCGGCGTACACGTCGAAGCGGTGTTCTGAGTGTGGATTCACGGCAGACGAGAATCGCCCGTCGCGCAACGACTTTCGATGCGTGAAATGCGGATCGGAAGCGAACGCCGACTATAACGCGGCGAAGAACATCGGTATGCGGTACGTCCGTCGAGGCCGACAGTCGTCTCGGCGGACGGGCGACAGTCAGCTCGCCCTAAAGTCTGGAACGGTGAAGCCGAAGCGCGGATTTACCGCCTACCCTGATGGGTTCGAGGCCGAGTTCACGGACAAGCCCCACCCTCAAAGCGCCGAAGGCGCTTAG
- the pdo gene encoding protein disulfide oxidoreductase, whose amino-acid sequence MAILSDQNRGDVEEVFAEMTDEVTAYVFTDDCEYCEDTVELNEELAELSDLYTLEVHDLDSELAEQYDADRYGSGPVTILTDGELEGVQYFGIPSGQEFGAYVRDIVAVSTGETGLDDDIKAELAEIDEPVNIKVFVTLTCPHCPRAVETAHKFAMENDNITSEMVEAQEYMELSQEFGVQGVPQVNINDHDGEFTGAQPEPQFLEQVKNALN is encoded by the coding sequence ATGGCAATACTCTCCGATCAGAACCGCGGCGACGTCGAGGAAGTCTTCGCGGAGATGACCGACGAGGTCACGGCATACGTCTTCACGGACGATTGTGAATACTGCGAGGACACCGTCGAGCTCAACGAGGAGCTCGCGGAACTCTCCGATCTGTACACCCTCGAGGTTCACGACCTCGACAGCGAACTGGCCGAACAGTACGACGCCGACCGGTACGGATCCGGACCCGTCACGATCCTGACGGACGGCGAACTCGAGGGCGTCCAGTACTTCGGCATCCCCTCGGGCCAGGAGTTCGGCGCGTACGTCCGCGATATCGTCGCCGTCTCCACCGGCGAGACCGGCCTCGACGACGACATCAAGGCCGAACTGGCCGAGATCGACGAGCCGGTCAACATCAAGGTCTTCGTCACGCTGACCTGTCCGCACTGCCCGCGCGCCGTCGAGACGGCCCACAAGTTCGCCATGGAGAACGACAACATCACCTCCGAGATGGTCGAGGCCCAGGAGTACATGGAACTCTCCCAGGAATTCGGCGTCCAGGGCGTCCCCCAGGTCAACATCAACGATCACGACGGCGAGTTCACCGGTGCCCAGCCCGAGCCGCAGTTCCTCGAGCAGGTCAAGAACGCGCTGAACTAA
- a CDS encoding TRAP transporter permease, whose product MWPTGHEESGYRKVLELLTTYGSVPFWLMIIYYASTQFWPRAKYGVLFLGGTLLLYILSELPDAIEDRDYLDVGAMVASAIISAITTGYLFFNFERLYVGSLGYALPHEYAIAAAFTLAIIFLTWRSFGSTFLIVVIVGIGYGLVGPWMPGVLQHGGLTTTRTLRVLVLSMDGFFGFLNQLVAAWIALFLLFAGLLKTYGAFDLIFRVAVRSAKYLDSGIAQTAVIASAIIGSINGSQTANAGMTGSFTIPLMKDAGVRPESAAAIESVASTSGQVLPPVMGAGAFIMASLITGITYVDVIIAGLIPAAILLISIFLAVHYVAAPQIGETDPTDHLDTTMSRSSIAFESVKYGIPLFILIYYLGIVQYTVMTSALYTAVSMIAMGVIIPVLRSLTIDEDPVPKTIRRVIVQTVDGFREGIIVLAPVAIILASINGVVDILMATAVPTAISLALMDLSGGVMLIGVILAMVISILLGLGMPTTAAYTVVALLIAPSLISQFFVPELASHFFVFYAAILAGLTPPIATTVAVAAGIAGGDFWGSAYDSIKISLPLFVLPFTFVYHPEILGGNLAPKTLIAGAAAMIGAIAMIHGINYRFPYGSIRTYATRAVFFAVGVVAMTFPDRNFQYGAIAIIAVLFGLHYLQKKTDVALPV is encoded by the coding sequence ATGTGGCCCACCGGCCACGAGGAATCGGGCTACCGGAAGGTCCTCGAGTTGCTCACCACGTACGGATCGGTTCCGTTCTGGCTGATGATAATCTACTACGCGTCCACGCAGTTCTGGCCGCGTGCGAAATACGGGGTCCTCTTCCTCGGCGGAACGCTGCTGTTGTACATCCTTTCCGAACTCCCCGATGCCATCGAGGACCGCGATTATCTCGACGTGGGTGCCATGGTCGCATCGGCGATCATCTCAGCGATAACGACGGGATACCTCTTTTTCAATTTCGAACGACTGTACGTGGGGAGTCTGGGGTACGCGCTCCCGCACGAGTACGCCATCGCAGCCGCGTTCACGCTTGCCATCATCTTCCTCACGTGGCGGTCGTTCGGATCGACGTTCCTCATCGTCGTTATCGTGGGTATCGGCTACGGGCTCGTCGGCCCCTGGATGCCCGGCGTGTTACAGCACGGCGGACTGACGACGACGCGAACCCTCCGGGTTCTGGTCCTCAGCATGGACGGGTTCTTCGGCTTCCTGAACCAGTTGGTGGCGGCGTGGATCGCGCTATTCCTGCTGTTCGCCGGCCTGCTGAAGACCTACGGGGCGTTCGACCTCATCTTCAGGGTCGCCGTTCGGTCGGCGAAGTACCTCGACTCCGGCATCGCCCAGACGGCCGTCATCGCGAGTGCGATCATCGGCTCCATCAACGGGAGCCAGACCGCGAACGCCGGTATGACCGGTTCCTTTACGATTCCGCTGATGAAGGACGCGGGCGTGCGCCCCGAGAGTGCGGCGGCCATCGAATCGGTCGCATCCACGTCGGGGCAGGTCCTCCCGCCGGTCATGGGGGCGGGCGCGTTCATCATGGCGTCGCTCATCACCGGAATCACGTACGTCGACGTCATCATCGCTGGCTTGATCCCGGCGGCGATCCTCCTCATTTCGATCTTCCTGGCCGTCCACTACGTGGCGGCTCCACAGATCGGTGAGACCGATCCCACCGACCACCTCGACACCACGATGAGTCGGTCGTCCATCGCCTTCGAGAGCGTCAAGTACGGCATCCCGCTGTTCATCCTGATCTACTACCTCGGGATCGTCCAGTACACGGTCATGACCTCCGCGCTGTACACGGCGGTGAGCATGATCGCGATGGGTGTGATCATTCCCGTCCTCCGCTCGCTGACGATCGACGAGGATCCCGTTCCGAAAACGATACGGCGCGTCATCGTCCAGACGGTCGACGGATTCCGTGAGGGGATCATCGTGCTCGCCCCGGTCGCCATCATCCTGGCGTCCATCAACGGCGTGGTCGACATCCTGATGGCCACCGCCGTCCCGACGGCCATCTCGCTGGCGCTGATGGACCTCTCCGGTGGGGTGATGTTGATCGGTGTCATCCTCGCGATGGTGATCAGTATCCTCCTGGGTCTCGGCATGCCGACGACGGCGGCATACACGGTCGTGGCCCTGTTGATCGCCCCGTCGCTCATCAGCCAGTTCTTCGTCCCGGAACTCGCCTCCCACTTCTTCGTGTTCTACGCGGCGATCCTGGCTGGGCTGACTCCGCCCATCGCGACGACCGTCGCGGTCGCCGCGGGCATCGCTGGCGGGGACTTCTGGGGATCGGCCTACGACTCCATCAAAATCTCCCTGCCGCTGTTCGTCCTGCCGTTCACCTTCGTCTACCACCCCGAAATCCTCGGCGGAAACCTTGCACCCAAGACGCTCATCGCTGGCGCCGCGGCCATGATCGGTGCCATCGCGATGATCCACGGGATCAACTACCGCTTCCCCTACGGATCTATCCGCACCTACGCGACGCGGGCGGTGTTCTTCGCCGTTGGTGTGGTGGCGATGACCTTCCCGGACCGGAATTTCCAGTACGGCGCCATCGCGATCATCGCCGTGCTGTTCGGGCTTCACTATCTCCAGAAGAAAACCGACGTCGCCCTCCCCGTCTGA
- a CDS encoding methyltransferase family protein, whose protein sequence is MTDASNFSSVDEPKHRRNWPPVGILQAPMVPPPLMDVFFWSLVATATLFVEVAVFTSRQEFARRTYALSGIAAIVGFGGPRALIPFLPQPSLGLPPLLARGLGGVVFIAGSGIIAWTLFRLRKGSNQRADETDEQRRPVIDDGLYGLVRHPMYLGDVLWALGLAIALNAAYAVALTPLWWALRASLALLEEERLIDKHGDAYRAYRDRVPNRILPVNTL, encoded by the coding sequence ATGACCGACGCATCAAATTTCAGTTCGGTGGACGAGCCGAAACATCGAAGGAACTGGCCACCGGTGGGCATCCTACAGGCACCGATGGTACCACCCCCGCTGATGGACGTGTTCTTCTGGTCCCTCGTGGCCACCGCGACGCTGTTCGTCGAGGTCGCCGTCTTCACCTCCAGGCAGGAGTTCGCCAGGCGAACCTACGCCCTCTCCGGCATCGCCGCAATCGTCGGATTTGGCGGGCCGCGAGCGCTCATCCCGTTTCTTCCGCAGCCCTCGCTCGGATTGCCACCCCTGCTCGCGAGGGGTCTCGGAGGAGTGGTTTTCATTGCCGGTTCGGGGATCATCGCCTGGACGCTGTTTCGCCTCCGGAAGGGGTCGAACCAACGCGCCGACGAAACCGATGAGCAGCGGCGACCAGTCATCGACGACGGTCTCTATGGACTCGTCCGCCATCCGATGTATCTGGGGGACGTCCTCTGGGCGCTGGGTCTGGCCATTGCGCTGAACGCGGCCTACGCCGTCGCGCTCACGCCGCTCTGGTGGGCCCTTCGGGCATCCCTTGCACTCCTGGAAGAAGAGCGTCTGATCGACAAGCATGGAGATGCCTATCGAGCGTATCGGGATCGGGTGCCGAATCGGATCCTGCCGGTGAATACGCTCTGA
- a CDS encoding universal stress protein, translating to MYSILVPVDDNEERAEMQINTIESLPPIDDKVEAHVLYVYEEVETPGEGDGFASAYLDDVNASLDELRDLPETVETTVDALEDLGAAVTVHELVGDPADAILSTAEDVDADVVMMGVRDRSPIGKVVFGSVSQKVILGSEVPVIVAR from the coding sequence ATGTACAGCATACTGGTCCCCGTCGACGACAACGAGGAGCGGGCAGAAATGCAGATAAACACCATCGAGTCACTCCCACCGATCGACGACAAGGTCGAGGCGCACGTCCTCTACGTCTACGAGGAAGTCGAGACCCCCGGCGAAGGCGATGGCTTCGCGTCCGCGTACCTCGACGACGTCAACGCGTCCCTGGACGAGCTCCGCGATCTCCCGGAGACAGTGGAGACGACCGTCGACGCGCTTGAGGATCTGGGCGCCGCCGTAACCGTCCACGAACTCGTCGGCGATCCAGCCGACGCAATTCTGTCCACGGCCGAGGACGTCGACGCCGATGTCGTCATGATGGGCGTCCGCGATCGGTCGCCCATTGGCAAGGTGGTCTTTGGGAGCGTCAGTCAGAAGGTCATTCTCGGAAGCGAGGTGCCGGTCATCGTCGCGCGCTAG
- a CDS encoding TAXI family TRAP transporter solute-binding subunit has translation MKGAATLGVITTAGCTGGNGDDDGEDGGGESYQVTIGATSSNSSSQAAAQALARAANEHSDTVSISPQVTDGWTANLYEYDSGNIPAMAVDNNSLSKAINEEGPFADDPVDTLPQQGFMFTSLQIHWVGLEGSGLESTADLEEGGYTIYPIQPGFGTRLLTEEVIKEAGIWEQNEIYNGDTGDVPGAVEEGRVDALCVYGANGVELSGWVQEVDVRSNEGLYLLEVDDNFRQAIKDVPGAILEEFEPYGYEQDVSKITDTVVSWSLAAQWAFGPDIPAEATKEIARLAHEHHDTIRESDPTTLDYSDPEVMTTTVIPELEIHPGVAEFFQENDIWSDDWTSA, from the coding sequence TTGAAGGGTGCAGCCACGCTTGGCGTAATTACTACGGCCGGATGTACCGGTGGTAACGGTGACGACGATGGTGAAGATGGCGGCGGTGAAAGCTACCAGGTCACTATCGGTGCGACCTCCTCGAACAGTTCCTCGCAGGCGGCCGCACAGGCGCTCGCTCGTGCCGCGAACGAGCACAGTGATACCGTCAGTATCTCACCGCAGGTCACCGACGGCTGGACGGCCAACCTCTACGAGTACGACAGCGGCAACATCCCCGCGATGGCGGTGGACAACAACTCCCTCTCGAAGGCGATCAACGAAGAGGGACCGTTCGCGGACGACCCCGTCGACACGTTGCCCCAGCAGGGCTTCATGTTCACCTCGCTCCAGATTCACTGGGTCGGCCTCGAGGGCTCCGGTCTCGAGTCCACCGCCGACCTCGAGGAGGGCGGCTACACGATCTACCCGATCCAGCCCGGCTTCGGGACCCGTCTCCTGACGGAGGAGGTCATCAAGGAGGCCGGCATCTGGGAACAGAACGAGATCTACAACGGTGACACGGGCGACGTGCCCGGTGCCGTCGAGGAAGGTCGGGTCGACGCGCTGTGTGTCTACGGCGCCAACGGCGTCGAGCTCTCCGGCTGGGTTCAGGAAGTGGACGTCCGCAGCAATGAGGGTCTCTATCTCCTGGAGGTCGACGACAACTTCCGCCAGGCGATCAAGGACGTGCCGGGCGCCATCCTCGAGGAGTTCGAGCCCTACGGCTACGAGCAGGACGTCTCCAAGATCACCGATACGGTCGTCTCGTGGTCGCTGGCGGCACAGTGGGCGTTCGGGCCCGACATTCCGGCTGAGGCGACCAAGGAGATCGCTCGCCTCGCACACGAACACCACGACACGATCCGTGAGTCCGACCCCACGACGCTGGACTACTCCGATCCCGAGGTCATGACCACGACGGTCATCCCCGAGCTCGAAATTCATCCGGGCGTCGCCGAGTTCTTCCAGGAGAACGACATCTGGAGCGACGACTGGACGAGCGCGTAA
- a CDS encoding hydroxymethylglutaryl-CoA reductase, degradative: MCKRFFHAVVYRRSMDSRISGFYKLSVEDRREKIGELADLSEDALEALGGVGLDDRRADTVSENVIGTLEYPLSVATNFRIDGEDTLIPMAVEETSVVAAASFAARMAREEGGFRTDVSGPVMIAQIQAIDVDDPHAAKMRILQAEDDLIEQANEVDPVLVEHGGGCESVEVRVIETPQGEMVVTHLIVNVQDAMGGNAVNSMAEALAPEIESLTGGEVELRILSNLADRRLARATCQVPPEALAVEDSDLSGEEVRDRIVDAWAFAEGDPYRAATHNKGIMNGIDAVTTATFNDWRAIEAGAHTYAALGGYDSLTTYEVDEDGNLSCAIELPIQVGTVGGATQLQPVAGAAMEILDVDSADELAGVFAAAGLAQNLAALRALTSEGIQQGHMSLHAKNIAIQAGAPGDLVDEIAERMVEEDAVRQDRAEELIETLSE, from the coding sequence GTGTGTAAACGCTTTTTTCACGCTGTCGTGTATCGACGTAGCATGGACTCCCGCATATCAGGGTTCTACAAGCTGTCGGTCGAGGACCGCCGCGAGAAAATCGGCGAACTGGCGGACCTCTCCGAGGACGCACTCGAGGCACTCGGCGGCGTCGGCCTGGACGACCGTCGGGCCGACACGGTGAGCGAGAACGTCATCGGCACCCTCGAGTACCCCCTGTCGGTCGCGACGAACTTCCGCATCGACGGCGAGGACACACTCATCCCCATGGCGGTCGAGGAGACGAGCGTCGTCGCGGCGGCGTCTTTCGCCGCCCGCATGGCTCGCGAGGAGGGTGGGTTTCGGACGGACGTCAGCGGCCCGGTCATGATCGCACAGATCCAGGCCATCGACGTCGACGACCCACACGCCGCGAAGATGCGCATCCTCCAGGCCGAAGACGATCTCATCGAACAGGCCAACGAAGTGGACCCTGTCCTGGTCGAACACGGCGGCGGCTGTGAATCCGTCGAGGTACGCGTCATCGAGACGCCCCAGGGCGAGATGGTGGTCACACACCTCATCGTCAACGTCCAGGACGCGATGGGCGGGAACGCTGTCAACTCGATGGCGGAGGCGCTCGCCCCCGAGATCGAGTCGCTGACCGGTGGTGAGGTCGAGTTGCGCATCCTCTCGAATCTGGCCGATCGTCGACTAGCCCGGGCCACCTGTCAGGTGCCGCCCGAGGCGCTCGCAGTCGAGGACAGCGACCTCTCCGGCGAGGAGGTTCGCGACCGGATCGTCGACGCCTGGGCGTTCGCGGAGGGCGATCCCTACCGGGCGGCCACCCACAACAAGGGTATCATGAACGGTATCGACGCGGTGACGACGGCGACGTTCAACGACTGGCGTGCCATCGAGGCGGGGGCGCACACCTACGCCGCGCTCGGCGGATACGACTCGCTGACCACCTACGAGGTCGACGAGGACGGCAACCTCTCGTGTGCCATCGAGTTGCCCATCCAGGTCGGTACGGTGGGCGGCGCGACCCAGCTCCAGCCAGTCGCCGGCGCCGCCATGGAGATCCTGGACGTCGACTCCGCGGACGAACTGGCGGGCGTCTTCGCCGCGGCCGGACTGGCCCAGAACCTGGCCGCGCTCCGGGCGCTCACCAGCGAGGGCATCCAGCAGGGACACATGAGCCTCCACGCGAAGAACATCGCCATTCAGGCCGGTGCCCCCGGCGACCTCGTCGACGAGATCGCCGAGCGGATGGTCGAGGAGGACGCCGTCCGCCAGGACCGGGCCGAGGAGCTTATCGAAACGCTGAGCGAGTAG